From Toxorhynchites rutilus septentrionalis strain SRP chromosome 2, ASM2978413v1, whole genome shotgun sequence, a single genomic window includes:
- the LOC129766096 gene encoding lamprin 1.8-10-like, which produces MLKVACLFALVILATAAPPSTNEKKSDEDLEKSPSIGLGYSSLGGIGLGGIGIGGLGYSSLGYGGLGSVVHTVPTVVHSAPAVVRTIPTYSTVGTVGLGLGSGIGLGYGHGIGFGHNLIY; this is translated from the exons ATGTTGAAG GTCGCCTGTTTGTTTGCTTTGGTGATATTGGCCACTGCTGCTCCACCATCGACCAACGAAAAGAAGAGTGATGAGGATCTGGAAAAGTCACCGTCTATTGGATTGGGATACAGCAGTCTCGGCGGAATTGGATTGGGCGGAATCGGAATAGGCGGCCTCGGATACAGCAGCCTTGGATACGGTGGTCTAGGATCAGTTGTCCACACTGTCCCAACTGTCGTTCATAGTGCTCCCGCTGTTGTCCGCACTATTCCAACTTACAGTACTGTTGGTACCGTCGGACTTGGTTTGGGCAGCGGCATTGGTCTCGGATATGGACACGGCATTGGCTTCGGTCACAATCTGATCTATTAA
- the LOC129766095 gene encoding lamprin 1.8-10-like produces the protein MGHNFCGEYQFLERFRIVNNFPKFKMLKVFCLFALVALVAAAPSPANEKKSDDDLEKSPSIGLGYSSFGGIGLGGLGYSSLGYSGLGSVVHTVPTVVHSAPAFVRTVPTYSTIGTVGLGLGSGIGLGYGHGIGFGHNLIY, from the exons ATGGGGCACAATTTCTGTGGAGAATATCAGTTCCTCGAACGCTTCCGAATAGTCAACAATTTTCCCAAATTCAAAATGCTGAAG GTCTTCTGCTTATTCGCTCTGGTTGCGTTGGTAGCCGCTGCTCCATCACCGGCCAACGAAAAGAAGAGTGATGATGACTTAGAAAAGTCGCCATCTATTGGATTGGGATATAGCAGCTTCGGTGGAATCGGATTAGGCGGTCTCGGCTACAGCAGCCTTGGTTACAGTGGTCTAGGATCAGTGGTCCACACTGTCCCAACAGTCGTTCATAGTGCTCCCGCTTTTGTGCGCACTGTTCCAACTTACAGTACAATTGGTACTGTCGGACTTGGTTTGGGCAGCGGCATTGGTCTCGGATATGGACACGGTATTGGATTCGGACATAATCTGATCTATTAA
- the LOC129766094 gene encoding lamprin 1.8-10-like: MLKVICLFALVVLASAAPPSATEKKSDDDLEKSPSIGLGYSSLGGIGLGGIGLGGLGYSNLGYSDLGSVVHSVPTVIHSAPAVVRTVPTYSTIGTVGLGLGSGIGLGYGHGIGFGHNLIY; the protein is encoded by the exons atgctGAAG GTCATCTGTTTGTTCGCTTTGGTGGTGTTGGCCTCTGCTGCTCCACCATCGGCCACTGAAAAGAAAAGTGATGATGATTTGGAAAAGTCACCATCTATTGGATTGGGATATAGCAGCCTCGGTGGAATTGGATTGGGCGGAATCGGATTGGGCGGCCTTGGATACAGCAATCTCGGATACAGTGATCTAGGGTCAGTTGTTCACTCTGTTCCAACTGTCATTCATAGCGCTCCCGCTGTTGTCCGTACCGTTCCAACCTACAGTACTATCGGTACTGTCGGACTTGGTTTGGGCAGCGGCATTGGTCTCGGATATGGCCACGGTATTGGATTCGGTCACAATTTGATCTATTAA